Proteins encoded within one genomic window of Streptomyces sp. NBC_01314:
- a CDS encoding TetR/AcrR family transcriptional regulator: MTRGKGGTGVGTETSGSGDIVRTLQLLWDSGPRPSRGPKPGLTLDRIVEAAVRIADAEGLDAVSMRRVATELGTGTMSLYRYIPGKGELLDLMLDRVQRPSENPADLGDGGWRSALEALGRTTLALYQRHPWLLQVNQSRPILGPSALDGMEKVLSRIKSMGLTDPELISVIIAVDGYVVGAARTQLYAQEAEHRTGLTDTEFWQAQAPVLEELMRSGRYPLLAGLSADAFGTDFDHFDFGLQRILDGLEVLVARRTGSGDERDGSGEA; encoded by the coding sequence ATGACAAGGGGCAAGGGCGGTACCGGCGTCGGTACGGAGACCAGCGGCAGCGGCGACATCGTCCGCACCCTCCAACTGCTCTGGGACAGCGGGCCGCGCCCCAGTCGCGGCCCCAAGCCGGGGCTCACCCTGGACCGCATCGTGGAGGCGGCCGTGCGGATCGCCGACGCGGAGGGCCTGGACGCCGTCTCCATGCGCCGGGTCGCCACGGAACTCGGCACCGGCACCATGTCCCTCTACCGCTACATCCCCGGCAAGGGCGAACTACTGGACCTGATGCTCGACCGCGTCCAGCGCCCCTCGGAGAACCCCGCCGACCTCGGCGACGGCGGCTGGCGCTCCGCCCTGGAGGCCCTGGGCCGGACGACCCTGGCCCTCTACCAGCGCCATCCCTGGCTGCTCCAGGTCAACCAGTCCCGCCCGATCCTCGGCCCCAGCGCCCTGGACGGCATGGAGAAGGTCCTCTCCCGCATCAAGTCCATGGGGCTGACCGACCCCGAGCTGATCTCCGTGATCATCGCGGTCGACGGCTACGTCGTCGGCGCCGCCCGCACCCAGCTCTACGCGCAGGAGGCGGAACACCGGACCGGCCTGACCGACACGGAGTTCTGGCAGGCCCAGGCACCCGTCCTCGAAGAACTCATGCGCTCCGGCCGCTATCCCCTCCTCGCGGGCCTCTCCGCCGACGCCTTCGGCACGGACTTCGACCACTTCGACTTCGGATTGCAGCGCATCCTGGACGGGCTGGAGGTGCTCGTCGCCCGGCGGACAGGAAGCGGCGACGAGAGGGACGGGAGCGGGGAGGCGTGA